The sequence below is a genomic window from Wyeomyia smithii strain HCP4-BCI-WySm-NY-G18 chromosome 1, ASM2978416v1, whole genome shotgun sequence.
GATCATCAAAAATCCGAGTTCATTGTTGAATTACATAACGACAAAGCTTTTCTCAGCTACAGTTGCGATAAACCTAACAGGATGATTATTCTCAATCACACGGAAGTACCAGCCGTGTTTCGGGGCAAAGGAGTCGGTAAACAACTTGCGGAGGTAAGTGCGCGCGCTCGCTCTACCGTACAGTTCTGTTAACTATAACACATGTGGGTTTAATTGCAGACCGCCTTACAATATGCACAAGAGAAAAATttgaaagtgaaaataatctgCGAATTTGCCAACAAATACTACAGTGAGAACAAAGAACGTCTGAAAAATGATGTAGTTTCTTAAATCTTAGTTTTTCATTCAACAGGTTTGCATTTATTCTCAATTATCAATAAAATTTTGGTAGTAAATTTTCGGACCAATCTCTCGCTTCCAGCGGAGCAGCTTCATGATCGTGTCTCGTACGCGTTTCAATATTTCCTTGTCCATCGTTTGGAACGTGTAAGAATAGCGGAAAAAGATCTGCTCGTACATGGTGAACTCGTTTTCGGTGGAAATTTTCCTCAGCAGTATGGAAATGTCCTGCAGCGAGAGGTACTTTTTCACCTCAATCCACTGGTTGTACAGGTAATCCAGCGTATACTTGAGAGCTATTTTGTTGCGGCTTATAGAGTGAAGAATGTGATAATTGTACATGTTGAAGTGGGGGTTCCGGAACAAATCCAGATACTTTTTGATTAGGCTTATCTCACGCGTGCAGCCAAGGGCCCTCACTAGGATTTTCTGCAGGTTGAGATCTTCGGATGCTAGGAATTTTCTTTTGAGGAGATTCCACTCGTTGATTCCACTGTAACGGATGACGGTACAAGCCGAAAGGAAAAGATCATTTTCCGCTAGTTTGAAGGGGGATAGCGTTTCAGTTAGGAAAACGTCTTTAAATAGACGCTTTTGATTTTCTATGCAAGAGGCGACCCCCATACGGCAAGCCCATTCCGTTAGTAAAGATGTTATTTTGGGATTGGTGTTAGATGAGGAATTCTCATACTTTTGTACTATCAAGTATTCCAAAAATTCCTGTAAAAGTAGAATTATTTTAAAGACGGATTTTTTTAGGGTTTGTCTTACCTCAACGTAAACGTAATTTGGATGATCTACCAACGCATCATAAATGAAGCCTAGATTTTCCAAGGCATTTTTCCACGGCTGATACAATTCGTCATTTTTCTTAAGAAAGGATATAACGTTGAAAGCTGTTGAATAATCCAATAAACCAAGTCTCGCTAAATTGAGAGCATCATCAACGATCATCGTCAGAGTGCTATACGGAAGTGATTCGAAATTCTCGTCCAAAACATACGCCAGCTTCATCCAGTGGCTTAACTCGTAGTTGACTCTATAGTATCCTACAATAAGAAATAAGATGACTCTGAATTTCATCCAGAATAGTCTCAACAGTAATACCTATTCCACTAGGATTCACAATAACCCACGTTTTATTCGTCTTCAGCTCGCAACTGGTTTCAATCTTCAGCAACTCATTAGTATCAGTCAACCAACGGACTTTTTCCGCGAACAGCTGCTTATTCGTATCGTTGATGAACGTCACCGGAATTGTCCACAGTTGCTCGCTGATTTCCTCCTCGAACGGAATCATTTTCTGGTACAGCTCAAAACTTTCGCTGAAGTTGTTCCGTCTAATATTTATGATAGGATACTTTTCAAACGTAGTCCAACTGagcagaaaattattaaacgtCCCATCCGTGTGCCGAttgttgttgttcaaaatctccACGATATCGATGGACTCATTGTTCATCCGTTGGATGAAATACTTGCGTATAAAGGCGTTAAACGTTTCCTCCCCCAGGGTGTAGTTCATCATCCGCAGCAGGCTGAGTCCCTTGAACCGAACCAGCTCGAACTGGGCGTCCTCCTCCCAGTGGTTGGTGATCACGTTCAGCGGAGAAGTTCGGGTATTGATTTCCTCCTGCATTGCGCGTAGTTTTCCCTCCAGTAGGAAGTCATCCACGCTGTAGGGATTGCTGGTTAACTATAAAAGCAATGAAATGAGTACAGAATTCGACTCTTAAACCGATACCCCAACTTACGTTCCGAAGCGCGAGCGCTTCCAAATACAACGGAATTGACTCGTGCAACCAATagacctctttatttttatAATCCGCCAAATTGTGAATCCAAAGTTTGATCAACTCATTGCAAACCACTCGAAGCAGCGTCCCCTTTGGGCTTGGGAAGTAGGACAGATCATTGATCAAACGTTTTTCGCTGTCGAAATCGAAACAATTTTTAAGTTTTCATCTTCTGAGTAAAGGAACAACGAAAAATACCTGGACAGAATCATTCCTTCCTTTATCTCGCGCACATTCCGGTCGGTGTTCGGAATCGTAACATAGGTTATTCTTTGGTAAGGAAAATTCATTTTCAGGTAGTTTTCGTAGAAGTTAATAACACGAGCGAATATGGAAATGATTTCCTTCATGTAATTGTCGTACGAATTTCGCGTGTAGGCAAGCAGATGCACCTTTTGCGTCAATTCGTATCGCTCGGGGGACATGTCGGTAATGATGAACCCTATTTCCGAGGCTCGAACCATGCCGGTTGTGTTGTACGTATCTACTACGTACTCTCGATCGTCcctaaaacattcaaaacaaGAAGCATAAGAGTTAAAAGATTATGCCAATTCAAAATACTTACATTGGTTCGGACATTTCTAAATTCATGCTCGAAGCGGTTTTCATGTTTATTTTCCTAGCGATATTTATTTCGAATGGTGAACTGAAAAGAAGAGTTTCTTGAGATCTTCAATCAACCAGAGTGATGTTCCAATTATTCGTACCGAAAATTATGATCATCCATGCAAGGGTACAACTTCCTAGCGTTGTTTGGTTCCAATATCGTGACCGCCATAAACCTGTAACGAGTGAATCGAACTCAATGCTTCGGAATTTATGACTCACGCATTCCTACTTGAGAAAGGTTTTCAGCTAGCTTACTTCTCTTCAAAATTCGAAatctttgaatttggattttggGCCACGGTTTCTAATCTGTTTTTGTAAATGTTACCACTAGCAAACCAATGGTAGCATCAAAGTAACCGCGTCTGCGGTGACAAGTGGGCAGATGTGAAAAATCTATTTCATTCCTGAATTACCTTCCAATCTAACAAGTTCATTTTTAATAAAGCTCCTAGAAATAGTTTGTTAGTCTTTTCAATTATCCTGAATGTAATTCGGATGTAACAGTAAAATATTTCCAGCAACTTCAAACTAAACTTGTATTCATTTTAACCTCATTTTGTTTCTGGTTTCATGGACTCTAAATACGTTTTCCAGCAATTCCTTGATGAGTTTGAACTAATTTTCCGCCATTTCTGACTTAACTATTTTCGTTGGTCCGTGAGCAAGCgttaatttttaccaaaatttgAAACTATTTTCTGCCTTTAATAAATCTTTTTAAATGGGTTTTTCCAGTagttcagcggttctcaaccttttttgtccgcgtaccccttgacgATATTTT
It includes:
- the LOC129732654 gene encoding protein NATD1-like, with product MYLSRKAAHSGGLLKLVRKSICSKAVTVEHDHQKSEFIVELHNDKAFLSYSCDKPNRMIILNHTEVPAVFRGKGVGKQLAETALQYAQEKNLKVKIICEFANKYYSENKERLKNDVVS
- the LOC129732646 gene encoding aminopeptidase N-like — translated: MKMIPADHERKMIYRYGGHPAYNSGRSEFSLASPEDNNIEYSRKGGCFVSICRGISIAVLIFVFIFFLSFTIFFSTKYAYEHKPNITLEDFLNHRAYLIDKRSRIPKHVIPKHYRLFIQPTFNETSKPFTYQGIVWITVTSKKHNNKRIELNVKNLKISFEDVTVLKSIRLTNLDFDEDLDWALSEEDILPRLRTKRDAHADGELNADNSGEVFDSEVNQTEEILEPKVKNSSMVETYFHPVFPADDFVTIKILDLEFDESNEKMIIYLGTEMKKDIYYIVKVNFTGVMTNDKGLYSTHYKDGEGSHRFMAVTILEPNNARKLYPCMDDHNFRSPFEINIARKINMKTASSMNLEMSEPMDDREYVVDTYNTTGMVRASEIGFIITDMSPERYELTQKVHLLAYTRNSYDNYMKEIISIFARVINFYENYLKMNFPYQRITYVTIPNTDRNVREIKEGMILSSEKRLINDLSYFPSPKGTLLRVVCNELIKLWIHNLADYKNKEVYWLHESIPLYLEALALRNLTSNPYSVDDFLLEGKLRAMQEEINTRTSPLNVITNHWEEDAQFELVRFKGLSLLRMMNYTLGEETFNAFIRKYFIQRMNNESIDIVEILNNNNRHTDGTFNNFLLSWTTFEKYPIINIRRNNFSESFELYQKMIPFEEEISEQLWTIPVTFINDTNKQLFAEKVRWLTDTNELLKIETSCELKTNKTWVIVNPSGIGYYRVNYELSHWMKLAYVLDENFESLPYSTLTMIVDDALNLARLGLLDYSTAFNVISFLKKNDELYQPWKNALENLGFIYDALVDHPNYVYVEEFLEYLIVQKYENSSSNTNPKITSLLTEWACRMGVASCIENQKRLFKDVFLTETLSPFKLAENDLFLSACTVIRYSGINEWNLLKRKFLASEDLNLQKILVRALGCTREISLIKKYLDLFRNPHFNMYNYHILHSISRNKIALKYTLDYLYNQWIEVKKYLSLQDISILLRKISTENEFTMYEQIFFRYSYTFQTMDKEILKRVRDTIMKLLRWKREIGPKIYYQNFIDN